CTGTATCCCTTATGTTCAAGATATCTCCTTATAACGTCAAAGGCTATGTACGTCCTCGCGTGACCTAGGTGGGGGTAATCATAAACAGTAGGCCCACAAACGTACATCCTTACCTCTCCCTCATTTATGGGTTTGAACTCCTCCTTTTGCTTCGTTAAAGTGTTGTAAATCCTCAATGTCATTCACCCTTCACCTCCTTAATCTCCATCCAGGAATTTTATTAGGATGTCGGTTTTGGCAACTATGAAACCTCAAGCCAAAAGCAAGCTTTAAATACCTAAAGAAGGTAAATTCTTTTTGGTGATGAAGAATGGTGACGGCCTTTATCCTGATGGTTACTGCGGCAGGAAAGGAGAGGGAAGTTATGGAAAAGCTATTGGCAATGCCAGAGGTTAAAGAAGCTTATGTAGTTTACGGAGAATATGATTTAATAGTGAAGGTTGAAACGGATACATTAAAAGACCTTGATCAGTTCATAACTGAAAAAATAAGGAAAATGCCTGAAATTCAGATGACCTCGACTATGATAGCAATTTGATTCATTTGTTCATCAGGACTCTGATCCTCTCTGCTGTATCTTTTGCTTTATCTGAAATATTACTTAACGTTCTCGCTATATTAAGAATGTATAACCCGTCTTTCCAGTCAAGTTCTGACGTAAATACGATTTCCATCAACTTAGAGTCTAACCCATCGATTTTGCTTTCCACTTCTTCTATCTGTTTAATTATCTTGTACTCCTTTTTTATTTCCTTTTCTGCAAATCCACTCTCCAAAACATTGTCAAGTTGTTTTATCGCTTCATATACTAATTTCGCTGCTTTAATACTCTCCTTCCCCATCTTTAGAATTATATCCTTAATATCATTAGGGATGCTGTCGAGATTTCTCTTTATCAGTAGCCACTTTGCGGTATCCTCGGCCGCATCCGCTATTTTATCTTGCATGTGTAGGTACTCTAGTATGTCAGTCCTTTGGACTGGCATCAGCAGTTTTGAAGTTATGCTATCCCTAAGCTCGCTTTTTATCTTATCCGCTATATCCTCTAGATCATCTACCTTCTTAGCATATTCTTTCATGTTTTCATAATCCCCTCGGGCCCAGGAATCCAGGGCTTTCTCTAATGTCTCTACCGTCTGTACTACAACTTCAGCGTGTCTTATGAGAGGTTTGAATGGGCTTTTTGCGAACAACTTTTTCCAAACTTGCATCTTTATCACCCTATTAACAGGAGCACCTTGAATATTATCCCTGCAATTATTCCAGCAACGGGAACTGTAACGAACCAGGAGATTATTATATCCTTTACAACGCTTTTATTTATTGCTTTTACCCCCCTTGCTAATCCTACCCCAATTACAGCTCCAACGACTGTATGGGTTGTTGAGATTGGCATTCCAAGCCAGCTAGCTATTAAAACTACCGTTGCAGCTGAAAAATCTATTGTAAATCCTCTCGTGTTTGTCAATTCGGTAATCTTCTTTCCAACGGTCTCCATAACCCTATAGCCATAGGTTGCTACTCCTATTGCAATTCCGAGACCTCCTAATGCAAGTATCCATCTGGGAACCGGGACTTTAGCTCCAGCTAATCCCATAGTTGCTATTGTATAGACGGCTGCTACTGGTCCAATGGCATTTGCAACGTCATTCGCCCCATGGGCTAAAGCTACGTATCCGGAGGTTATAACTTGTACCTTTCTAAATATGACCTCAGCGCCAAGATATGGATCTACATTTGGAAACTTAACCCTCAAAAGCATCGAGGTTATTATAAAGACTATTATCCCCGTTGGAATTCCGTACTTGAGTATTCCTATGTAGAGTGAACTACCATGAAGGACTTTTATATAGAACATGGTTCCGATGACTATAAATGCGAGTCCAATCCAGAATGGGGACCACCTTTTTGCGCTTTTCACAGGGTCTTCGCTCTGAAGTACGGTTCTTCTTAGCGCTCGGAAAACTAAGAATGCGAATATCGCTCCTACTATTGGGGATAAAACCCAACTTAGAACAACCCTCACCATCTTATCCCAGTTTACTATCCCTATTCCCCCGTAGATTATTCCATATCCTACTATTCCTCCAATGATTGAGTGGGTAGTTGATACTGGTAGCCCATATTTGGTGGCTATTATTAGCCAGATAGTTGCTCCTAGAAGCGCTGCAATAGATCCGTAAATTAAGACGTTAGGGTCGGATATTTTCGAAGGATCTATTATTCCTTTCCTTATAGTTTCGGTTACGGTTTTTCCAAAGAAATAAGCTCCCGTAAATTCAAGGACTCCAGCTATTAAAACGGCTTGTTTTGGAGTTATCGCCCCTGCCCCAACGGCCGTACTCATTGAGTTAGCTGCATCATTGGCCCCTATAGCCCATGCCATTCCAAAACCTAAGATTAAAGTGAGAATGATCCAGGGATCGATAGGGATCACTTTTCTCCCTCCAGCTATAGAGTACTTTGGGAAAATAAAACCCTTGCCGAAATAAAATATTGATATCTAAATATTCTATATAGATACTTTCTTGAGATAGATTCCTGGAGGGATTATTATCTCGAATTCTTTATAGTTCTTTAAAATTGGAGACATCTTTATACCGTCTCTAAAGTTAATTCCCTCGTAAAATGGATTTATTGTCGGAAAAACTAAAATATCTGATGTCCTTAAGAAACATTTAACCTTTCTTCTGACTCCACTCTCAGTTGAGATTAATATTGAAGGATGGATATGTCCCATTATAACCTTTTTGAACTTGACATTTGGTAAATTTTTATGCCCATGAACGAATAGTAACCCCTTATCCAGGAAGAATTCAACTACGTTAACGTTCTCGAATTTTGTCGTGACCTCCTCAATCTTTCCGTCATGGTTCCCTTTAGTTATTATTACCTGGACATCTCTAAGCAAGCTGAAGAAATCTAAAAGGATTTTTTCAGTGAACTTACTTAATCCTATATCTTCTTTGACATCTCCAAGGATTATCACTGCATCGGGTTTCTCCTCATTTATAAATTTGGCAAGCTTTATCTCCAACTTTGACCTTACATTGATCCCCCTAAATCGTTCGAATCCTAAATGCGGATCAGCGAATACGAGAGTTTTTCCAAGCTTCGTTTCAAAATAAAAAGAATATATAGAAAAATCTAGCATCTCCGTTAGATAAGTCCTCTCTCCTTCTTTCTTTGTCTCTTGAGTCTCCTTATTCTCTTCTTAATCCACTTCCACCTCATTCTACCCTTCTTCTTCCATTTCCTTGGTCTCCTCTTCATGAGCATCACCTCCTAATCTCTCCCCAAACTAAGCCTTATTACCAAATTTTTAAGTTTTATTAGTTTATTTGAAACCCTTAATATCCTATCTTATTATTTTGTTTTAGTAAAATTTCTAACTAGAATTTAACAGTGCGATAATCATATCGGTTTTTCTAGCCAATAACCTACTCTAGCAAATAATTTAGACAAAATCGAACATGAAATTTGAGTATCGATAAGACAAAAAAATTAAATTTTTGTTAGCTCCCTAACCTATCTAATGGGGATGCGGGCATGGTAAAGGTTGGCTACATTCAGATGGAGCCGAAAATACTCGAATTGGATAAAAATTATTCAAAAGCTGAAAAGTTGATAAAAGAAGCGAGCAAAGAAGGTGCAAAACTTGTAGTTTTACCGGAATTATTTGATACAGGATATAATTTCGAAAGTAGGGAAGAAGTTTTTGATGTTGCTCAACAGATTCCTGAGGGGGAAACGACTACCTTTCTCATGGAATTAGCTAGGGAGCTAGGCCTTTACATAGTCGCCGGGACAGCAGAGAAATCTGGAAACTATTTGTATAACTCGGCCGTGGTTGTAGGTCCGAGGGGATACATTGGAAAGTATCGAAAAATACACCTATTCTACAGAGAAAAGGTCTTTTTTGAGCCCGGTGATTTAGGGTTTAAGGTCTTTGATATTGGATTTGCGAAGGTTGGCGTGATGATATGCTTTGATTGGTTTTTCCCAGAGAGTGCAAGAACTCTAGCCCTGAAAGGGGCCGAGATAATAGCTCATCCTGCAAATCTAGTCATGCCTTACGCTCCCAGGGCTATGCCAATAAGGGCCCTTGAGAATAGAGTTTACACAATAACCGCTGATAGAGTGGGAGAAGAACGTGGATTGAAATTCATAGGAAAGAGCTTAATAGCCTCTCCAAAAGCTGAGGTTTTATCTATTGCAAGCGAAACTGAGGAAGAAATTGGAGTCGTTGAGATAGACCTAAATCTAGCCAGAAATAAGAGGCTAAATGATATGAATGACATATTTAAGGATAGAAGGGAGGAATATTACTTCAGGTGAACGAAATGAGTAGCGTTAGATTACCTTTTAGGGATGGTTACTACGATGTTAGGCCAACAAAAATAGTAGCATTGGCGAAGAACTATGCTGAACATGCAAGGGAGATGGGAAGCGAGCCTCCAGAGGAGCCAATTATCTTCCTTAAACCACCTTCAGCCTTAATAGGACCTGGATCGTCAATAATACTTCCCAGGAGAAGTAAAAGAGTGGATCACGAGGTTGAACTCGCAGTTATAATGGGAAAGAGGGCAAAGAATGTCCCGGCAAGTAAAGCCTTTGACTATATTCTGGGGTATACAATAATTCTAGACATAACGGCCAGAGACTTGCAAGCGGAAGCTAGAAAAAAGGGGTACCCTTGGACTATTTCGAAGGGCTTTGATACCTTTGCCCCGATAGGGCCCAGGGTTGTTGACAGTAGAGAACTAGATCCTTCGGATCTTGAAATAGGATTGAAGGTCAATGGTAAGATTAGGCAACTGGGAAGAACTAGTCAGATGATTTTTAAGATACCCGAGTTGATAGAATACATATCCCATATAATGACCCTGGAACCAGGAGATATAATAGCTACGGGAACCCCTCCTGGGGTGGGCCCATTAAGGCATGGTGATAGAATTGAAGCATGGATTGAGGGTATTGGAAAGATGGAGTTTGATGTGCTTG
This Pyrococcus horikoshii OT3 DNA region includes the following protein-coding sequences:
- a CDS encoding metallophosphoesterase, which produces MLDFSIYSFYFETKLGKTLVFADPHLGFERFRGINVRSKLEIKLAKFINEEKPDAVIILGDVKEDIGLSKFTEKILLDFFSLLRDVQVIITKGNHDGKIEEVTTKFENVNVVEFFLDKGLLFVHGHKNLPNVKFKKVIMGHIHPSILISTESGVRRKVKCFLRTSDILVFPTINPFYEGINFRDGIKMSPILKNYKEFEIIIPPGIYLKKVSI
- a CDS encoding inorganic phosphate transporter, translated to MAWAIGANDAANSMSTAVGAGAITPKQAVLIAGVLEFTGAYFFGKTVTETIRKGIIDPSKISDPNVLIYGSIAALLGATIWLIIATKYGLPVSTTHSIIGGIVGYGIIYGGIGIVNWDKMVRVVLSWVLSPIVGAIFAFLVFRALRRTVLQSEDPVKSAKRWSPFWIGLAFIVIGTMFYIKVLHGSSLYIGILKYGIPTGIIVFIITSMLLRVKFPNVDPYLGAEVIFRKVQVITSGYVALAHGANDVANAIGPVAAVYTIATMGLAGAKVPVPRWILALGGLGIAIGVATYGYRVMETVGKKITELTNTRGFTIDFSAATVVLIASWLGMPISTTHTVVGAVIGVGLARGVKAINKSVVKDIIISWFVTVPVAGIIAGIIFKVLLLIG
- a CDS encoding fumarylacetoacetate hydrolase family protein — its product is MSSVRLPFRDGYYDVRPTKIVALAKNYAEHAREMGSEPPEEPIIFLKPPSALIGPGSSIILPRRSKRVDHEVELAVIMGKRAKNVPASKAFDYILGYTIILDITARDLQAEARKKGYPWTISKGFDTFAPIGPRVVDSRELDPSDLEIGLKVNGKIRQLGRTSQMIFKIPELIEYISHIMTLEPGDIIATGTPPGVGPLRHGDRIEAWIEGIGKMEFDVLAEDSILC
- a CDS encoding nitrilase; the protein is MVKVGYIQMEPKILELDKNYSKAEKLIKEASKEGAKLVVLPELFDTGYNFESREEVFDVAQQIPEGETTTFLMELARELGLYIVAGTAEKSGNYLYNSAVVVGPRGYIGKYRKIHLFYREKVFFEPGDLGFKVFDIGFAKVGVMICFDWFFPESARTLALKGAEIIAHPANLVMPYAPRAMPIRALENRVYTITADRVGEERGLKFIGKSLIASPKAEVLSIASETEEEIGVVEIDLNLARNKRLNDMNDIFKDRREEYYFR
- a CDS encoding Lrp/AsnC family transcriptional regulator, yielding MVTAFILMVTAAGKEREVMEKLLAMPEVKEAYVVYGEYDLIVKVETDTLKDLDQFITEKIRKMPEIQMTSTMIAI
- a CDS encoding TIGR00153 family protein, with the protein product MQVWKKLFAKSPFKPLIRHAEVVVQTVETLEKALDSWARGDYENMKEYAKKVDDLEDIADKIKSELRDSITSKLLMPVQRTDILEYLHMQDKIADAAEDTAKWLLIKRNLDSIPNDIKDIILKMGKESIKAAKLVYEAIKQLDNVLESGFAEKEIKKEYKIIKQIEEVESKIDGLDSKLMEIVFTSELDWKDGLYILNIARTLSNISDKAKDTAERIRVLMNK